A genomic region of Actinomycetes bacterium contains the following coding sequences:
- a CDS encoding D-alanyl-D-alanine carboxypeptidase family protein has protein sequence MTGGSRLRAVTGGSVRRWRPALVALLVVVAVGAGPAPLAPDAVAGPSVPRPVDAAGAPPGPVALPKIRARAFILADQETGQVLLERAAARPRPMASTTKVMTALLTLERLPQSRVVVIGPGPVAVGGESLRLRVGERLTVRQLLLALMLKSANDAAAALAEAVDGSQAAFARRMNQRAAALGLTATRFVTPHGLDRPGHHTSARDLARLWEVAMRRADFRALAGTRRAAIPGAGPSRRFPNRNQLLFTYRWTEGGKTGFTNLARRCLVASASRGGRRLVAVALGSPNAFTDVQALFEYGFNALVRVRLTARGQAVTVRTGADAARWQVAADVDALVRRDLLGRVVAVPAPVRPGPRAGAPPRMWLAAGGTLLAPLPLRPLDGAPAPVPAGGGEGFRPGPVPAGAATGVIDPFLAPRAA, from the coding sequence GTGACCGGCGGCTCCCGGCTCCGTGCGGTGACCGGCGGCTCCGTGCGGCGGTGGCGGCCCGCGCTTGTCGCGCTCCTGGTCGTGGTGGCCGTAGGCGCCGGGCCGGCGCCGCTCGCGCCGGATGCCGTGGCCGGCCCGTCGGTCCCCCGGCCGGTCGATGCGGCAGGAGCTCCGCCAGGACCGGTGGCCCTGCCCAAGATCCGCGCCCGCGCCTTCATCCTGGCCGACCAGGAGACCGGACAGGTGCTGCTGGAGCGGGCGGCGGCCCGGCCGCGCCCGATGGCCTCGACCACCAAGGTCATGACCGCTCTGCTCACCCTGGAGCGCCTGCCGCAGAGCCGGGTGGTGGTGATCGGGCCCGGGCCGGTGGCGGTCGGCGGGGAGTCGCTCAGGCTCCGCGTCGGGGAGCGCCTGACCGTCCGCCAGCTCCTGCTCGCCCTCATGCTGAAGAGCGCCAACGACGCTGCCGCTGCGCTGGCCGAGGCGGTGGACGGCTCCCAGGCGGCATTCGCCCGCCGCATGAACCAGCGGGCCGCCGCGCTGGGCCTCACGGCCACCCGCTTCGTGACCCCACACGGCCTCGACCGGCCGGGCCACCACACCAGCGCCCGTGACCTGGCCCGGCTCTGGGAAGTGGCCATGCGTCGGGCCGACTTCCGGGCCCTGGCCGGCACCCGTCGGGCCGCCATCCCGGGGGCTGGTCCGTCCCGGCGCTTCCCCAACCGCAACCAGCTTCTGTTCACCTACCGGTGGACCGAGGGAGGCAAGACCGGGTTCACCAACCTGGCCCGCCGCTGCCTGGTCGCATCCGCCAGCCGCGGCGGCCGCCGGCTGGTCGCGGTCGCCCTGGGCTCGCCCAACGCCTTCACCGACGTGCAGGCCCTGTTCGAGTACGGCTTCAACGCCCTGGTCCGGGTCAGGCTGACCGCCCGCGGCCAGGCGGTCACGGTGCGGACCGGCGCAGATGCCGCCCGCTGGCAGGTCGCGGCCGACGTGGACGCCCTGGTCCGCCGGGACCTGCTCGGCCGGGTCGTCGCCGTGCCCGCGCCGGTCCGGCCGGGGCCCCGTGCGGGCGCTCCGCCACGGATGTGGCTGGCCGCGGGCGGGACCCTGCTCGCCCCGCTGCCCCTGCGCCCCCTCGACGGCGCGCCCGCGCCCGTCCCGGCCGGTGGGGGGGAGGGCTTCCGGCCCGGCCCGGTGCCGGCCGGCGCCGCGACCGGGGTGATCGACCCGTTTCTGGCCCCGAGGGCGGCATGA
- a CDS encoding bifunctional nuclease family protein: MVELTLVGVRIELPTQTPIVLLKERDGERFLPIWIGNVEATAIAFALQGVATARPLTHDLLKNLLDELVVSIERVVITELKEGTFYATIELRQNGSKYSVSSRPSDAIALAVRANTPIYAEEGVLSEASILIKESDDEEREVKKFREFLDQVSPEDFE, translated from the coding sequence TTGGTCGAGCTGACCCTCGTCGGCGTCCGGATCGAGCTTCCCACCCAGACGCCCATCGTGCTGCTCAAGGAACGCGACGGCGAGCGCTTCCTGCCGATCTGGATCGGCAACGTCGAGGCGACGGCCATTGCGTTCGCGCTCCAAGGGGTCGCCACCGCGCGCCCGCTCACCCACGACCTCCTGAAAAACCTGCTCGACGAGCTCGTCGTCTCGATCGAGCGGGTCGTGATCACCGAGCTCAAGGAAGGCACCTTCTACGCCACCATCGAGCTGCGCCAGAACGGGTCGAAGTACTCGGTGTCGAGCCGGCCCAGCGACGCTATCGCGCTGGCCGTCCGGGCCAACACTCCCATCTACGCCGAGGAGGGCGTCCTCAGCGAGGCGTCCATCCTGATCAAGGAGAGCGACGACGAGGAGCGCGAGGTCAAGAAGTTCCGCGAGTTCCTCGACCAGGTCAGTCCGGAGGACTTCGAGTAG
- a CDS encoding MerR family transcriptional regulator has product MADRSSPEAASPGYRGTTVYKLVGITYRQLDYWARTGLVTPSVRAADGSGTHRLYSFEDLVELRVIKRLLDAGISLQKIRDAIGYLRRESAGRPLSDVTLISDGERIYACHSGEEVIDVLSNGQAVFGIAVGRVWTDTEGDVAHLPADERASSRPGQLPLEDLDPVAQASGEPMPTRATARSSRSRG; this is encoded by the coding sequence ATGGCTGATCGCTCTTCCCCGGAGGCGGCAAGCCCAGGCTACCGTGGCACCACGGTCTACAAGCTGGTCGGCATCACCTACCGCCAGCTCGACTACTGGGCCAGGACCGGCCTGGTCACGCCGTCGGTGCGCGCGGCCGACGGGTCGGGCACCCACCGGCTCTACAGCTTCGAGGATCTGGTCGAGCTACGCGTGATCAAGCGCCTGCTCGACGCCGGGATCTCCCTGCAGAAGATCCGCGATGCCATCGGCTATCTGCGCCGCGAGTCGGCCGGCAGGCCGCTCTCGGACGTCACCCTGATCTCCGACGGCGAGCGCATCTACGCCTGCCACTCGGGCGAGGAGGTGATCGACGTCCTGTCGAACGGGCAGGCGGTGTTCGGCATCGCCGTCGGCCGCGTGTGGACCGACACCGAGGGCGACGTCGCCCACCTCCCCGCCGACGAGCGGGCGTCCTCCCGCCCCGGCCAGCTCCCGCTGGAGGACCTCGACCCGGTGGCGCAGGCGTCCGGGGAGCCGATGCCGACCCGGGCCACCGCCCGCTCCAGCAGGTCCCGCGGCTGA
- a CDS encoding MerR family transcriptional regulator codes for MSIGEVLAVLKPEFPDITVSKIRFLEGAGLIRPDRSASGYRKFSEDDVARLRFVLRAQRDQYLPLRVIRQRLADLESVGELHAGGGPPADPTSPPAAREARSPAAHEARSPAAREAGSRAARTLAGAAGEPGALPRHALAERPGPATAGGGLLSNAPPSDAQFSRDELCRAAGTTADQLAELEAFGLIAARGSTERGSWYGGDDLVVLRLARDLAEYGLEARHLRMYKTFAEREAALFEQVVAPLVRQRNPEARARAREMLESLADLGSRMRDVTLRTAIGTFAEATEHRR; via the coding sequence ATGAGCATCGGTGAGGTCCTCGCGGTCCTCAAGCCGGAGTTCCCCGACATCACCGTGTCCAAGATCCGCTTCCTCGAGGGCGCCGGCCTCATCCGGCCCGACCGGTCGGCGTCTGGCTACCGCAAGTTCTCCGAGGACGACGTGGCCCGGCTCCGCTTCGTCCTGCGCGCCCAGCGCGACCAGTACCTGCCGCTACGGGTGATCCGCCAGCGGCTGGCCGACCTCGAGTCGGTCGGGGAGCTGCACGCCGGAGGCGGTCCGCCGGCCGACCCGACCTCCCCGCCCGCAGCGCGCGAGGCCCGCTCTCCTGCAGCGCACGAGGCCCGCTCTCCTGCAGCGCGCGAGGCCGGGTCGCGGGCAGCCCGGACACTCGCTGGCGCCGCAGGGGAGCCGGGCGCGCTACCACGGCACGCCCTCGCCGAGCGCCCTGGGCCGGCAACCGCCGGGGGCGGCCTGCTGTCGAACGCGCCGCCCTCCGACGCCCAGTTCAGCCGGGACGAGCTGTGCCGGGCCGCGGGCACCACCGCCGACCAGCTCGCCGAGCTGGAGGCGTTCGGCCTCATCGCGGCCAGAGGCTCGACCGAGCGCGGCAGCTGGTACGGCGGTGACGACCTGGTGGTCCTGCGGCTCGCCCGCGACCTGGCCGAGTATGGGCTGGAAGCCCGCCACCTGCGGATGTACAAGACGTTCGCCGAGCGTGAGGCGGCCCTGTTCGAGCAGGTCGTGGCCCCGCTGGTCCGCCAGCGCAACCCGGAGGCGCGGGCCAGGGCCCGCGAGATGCTCGAAAGCCTCGCCGACCTCGGGAGCCGCATGCGGGACGTCACCCTGCGAACCGCGATCGGGACCTTTGCCGAGGCCACGGAGCACCGCCGGTGA